From the genome of Holophagales bacterium:
GCCCGGCGGTCGCGAGGTCGGTGCCGAGATCCCGCGCCCGCGTCTCGAGGGCGGGAGCCTCCCTGAGGAGCCGGGCGGCCAGGACCTCCACCTTCGCCGTCGCCGCGGAGAGCGGGTCGGCCAGCGCGTGTCGGAGGACCGCGAGGACCGGTGGCACGGACGGCATGGCGTCACGTTACCAGCCCGTACGAGCTTTGAGGGACCTCCAGCGGGCCTCCCCTTGTCCCTTTTTGCAATCGCGAGGTAAGAACGTCCTCTCCGCGCCGCCGCCGATCCTCGGTGCCCGATCCGGAGCCGCCACCCCCGGCCCCGCACGGCACGCAGATTTCCACGGATCCGGGCGCGCCTTTCCTCGGGTCGCCCGGCCTGGCCCGCGTCTTGAAAGGGCGCCGCGGAGGAGGTGCCCGATGAGGCCCATCCCGTACCCCGTCGAACGAAAGTCCCTCGCGCTCGCGCTGGCCCCGCTCCTCGCCGTCGCCCTCTCCCTCGGAGCCTGCTCCGGGAAGGACGGCGGGAGCTCTGCCGAGGCCGGCCGGCAGGCGCTCGACGAACGGAACCAGCTCCTGACCGTCGAGAACGCGAAGCTCAACGAACAGCTCCGGTCCGCGGAGGCCGCGGACGCCGAGGCGGCGGCCACGATCGCCGAGGTCCAGAGCGGCCTCGAGGAGATCCGCGGGAAAGAGCTCGGGATCCTGAAGAAGACGCTCGACGTCACGCGCGAGGGTCAGCCCCGGGTCAGCGCGCGCGAGAGGCTCGCCGGCGAGATCGACACGATCCGGACCGCGATCCGCGCGAACCTCGGGAAGCTCTCGCGCCTCGAGAAAGAGCGAAAGGCGTCCGGGCAGAAGCTGGCCTCCTTCCAGACGCTCGCCGACGAGCTGAAGCGGTCGCTGGAGGAGAAGGACGCGACGATCGCGACGATGGAGAAGACCGTCCTCGAGCTGGGTGAGAAGGTCCGGAACCAGGAGGGTGTGATCCTCGCGAAGGACGCGATCATCCAGGAGAAGGAGATCGCCATCGAGCAGAAGACGAGGGAGATCAACACCGGCTACGTCGCCGTGGCCGGGAAGAAGGTCCTGAAGGACAAGGGCGTCGTCGAGAAGAAGGGCTCCGTCCTCGGGCTCGGCGGCACCTGGCAGGAGACGGGGAAGTACGACAACGGGGTCTTCCGCGAGATCGACACCACGAAGGAGGCGGAGCTCGCGATCCCGGCGCCCGCGGAGAAGGTCAGAGTCCTTCCCGGGCATCCGGAGGAGAGCTACCGGATCGTCTCCGGTGGACCCGGCAGGTCGATGCTGAAGGTGACCGACCACGACACCTTCTGGCGCGACAGCCGGTACCTGGTCGTCATGATCCCGGACTGACCTCTCCGCTTCCCCGTCCCTGTCCCCCGGAAAGACCTGCGGCGGCCGGGTGGCCGCCGCAGGCGCTCATGTCGGGAGTCCCGCGCGGGGCCGGCTCGCACCGGCCCCGCGCCTCGTGCTACTTCCTCCCCTTCTTCGCGGGAGCCTTCTTCGCGGTCTTCCTCGGAGCCGGCTTCGCCTTCGGGGCGGGCTTGACGACCTTCTTCGGGGCGACCTTCGTTTTCGGGGCCGCCTTCGCGGCCTTCTTCGCCGGGGCCTTCTTCCTGGCCACGGGCTTCGAGAGCTTCTTCGGCGCCGGCTTCGTCGCCGGCTTCGCCTTCACCGCCGGCTTCGTCGCGGACTTCGCCGCCTTCGCGGGCCTGCCGGAGATCTTCGCCCCCTCGCGGACGGCAGCCTGGCCGGCGGCGAGACGGGCGATCGGGATCCGGAACGGCGAGCAGCTGACGTAGTCGAGGTTCGTCCGGTGGCAGAACTCCACCGACGTCGGCTCGCCGCCGTGCTCGCCGCAGATGCCGATCTTCAGCTTCGGCCTCGTCGTACGGCCGAGCTCGACACCCATCTTCACGAGCTTGCCGACGCCGGCCTGGTCGATCCTCTCGAACGGGTCGGCGGGAAGGATCTCGCGCCGAACGTAGTCGGGCAGGAACTTGCCGGCGTCGTCTCGGCTCAGGCCGAACGTCGTCTGGGTCAGGTCGTTCGTCCCGTAGCTGAAGAACTCGGCGACGGTGGCGATCTCGTCGGCGGTCAGCGCCGCGCGCGGCAGCTCGATCATCGTCCCGACGAGGTAGTCGACCTTGATGCCGGCCTTCGCGAAGACGTCCTTCGCGACCTCGCGGACGAGCTTCTCCTGGTCCTTCAGCTCGTTCACGTGGCCGACGAGCGGGATCATGATCTCCGGCTTGACCTCGACCCCTTCCTTCTTCACGTTGCAGGCCGCCTCGAGGATGGCGCGCGCCTGCATCCGCGTGATCTCGGGGTAGACGATCCCGAGGCGGCAGCCGCGGTGGCCGAGCATCGGGTTCATCTCGTGGAGCTCGTTGACCTTCTGGGCCACGGCTGCCGGCGAGATGCCGAGCTGCTTGGCCACGTCCTTCTGCTCGTCGGCCTTGTGGGGCAGGAACTCGTGGAGCGGCGGGTCGATCGTCCGGATCGTGACGGGCCGCGGGCCCATCGCGCGGAAGACCCCCTCGAAGTCGCCGCGCTGCATCGGGAGCAGCTTGGCGAGCGCCTTCTCGCGCGCCTCGACGGTGTCGCCGAGGATCATCTCGCGGACGGCCGTGATCCGGTCGCCGCCGAAGAACATGTGCTCGGTCCGGCAGAGGCCGATCCCCTCGGCGCCGAACAGGACCGCGTTGGTCGCCTGGTCGGGCTGGTCGGCGTTCGCGCGGACGCGCAGGCGCCGGACCTTGTCGGCCCAGCCCATCATCGTCGCGTAGAGGGTGTAGACCGGGCTCGCCTCGGGAGCGAGGCTCTTCTCGAGGAGAACCTGGAGGACCTCCGACGGCTTCGTCGCGAGCCGTCCCTCGAGGACCTCGCCCGTCGAGCCGTCGATCGAGAGCCAGTCGCCTTCCATGACGACCCGGTTCTTCACGTCGCCCTTGACCGTCATGCAGCGCTGGGCGTAGTCGATCCGGAGCGACTCGCAGCCGACGATGCAGACCTTGCCCATCTGGCGGGCGACGAGGGCCGCGTGCGAGGTCATGCCGCCCCGCGCCGTGAGGATCCCCTCGGCGGCGTTCATCCCCTTGATGTCCTCGGGGCTCGTCTCCTCGCGGACGAGGAGGACCTTCTCACCCCGGGCGGCCCACTCGAAGGCGTCCTGGGCGGAGAAGACGACGCGGCCGGTGGCGGCGCCGGGGCCGGCGTTGAGGCCCTTGGCCAGGAGCTGGCCTTCGGAGACGGCCGCGTTGCGGGCGGCCGGGTCGAAGACCGGCCGGAGGAGCTGGTTCAGCGAGTCGGGGTTGACGCGGAGGATCGCCTCCTCGGCGGTGATGAGCTTCTCGCGCTCCATCTCGACGGCGATCCGGACCTCGGCGAAGCCGGTCCGCTTGGCCGTTCGGGTCTGGAGCATGAAGAGGCGCCCGCGCTCGACCGTGAACTCGATGTCCTGCATGTCCCGGTAGTGCTTCTCGAGCTTCTGGCGGATGCCCATGAGCTGGTCGTAGACCTTCGGCATCGCCTGCTGGAGCGTGGCGATCTTCTCGGGGGTCCGCGTGCCCGCGACGACGTCCTCGCCCTGGGCGTTGATGAGGTACTCGCCGTAGAAGAGGTTCTCGCCGGTGGCCGGGTCGCGGGTGAACGCGACGCCGGTGCCGCAGTCCTCGCCGAGGTTGCCGAAGACCATCGACTGGACGTTGACGGCCGTGCCCCAGCTCTCCGGGATCGAATTGAGCTGGCGATAGACGATCGCCCGCTCGTTCATCCAGGACGAGAAGACCGCGCCGACGGCGCCCCAGAGCTGGGCCATCGGGTCCTCGGGGAAGTCGTGTCCCGTCTTCTTCTTGATCGCCTTCTTGAACTCGCCGACGAGCTCCTTCAGCGCCTCGACGGTGAGGTCGGTGTCCAGGTGGGCGCCGAACTTCTCCTTCTTCGCCTCGAGGATCACCTCGAACGGGTCGCGCTCGTGCTTGCCCACCGGCTTCAAGTCGAGGACGACGTCGCCGTACATCGCGACGAAGCGGCGGTAGCAGTCCCACGCGAAGCGCGCGTTGCCCGAGGCCTTCGCGAGCCCTTCGACGGTCACGTCGTTGAGGCCGAGGTTGAGGATCGTGTCCATCATCCCGGGCATCGAGGCGCGCGCGCCGGACCGGACGGAGACGAGGAGCGGGTTCTTCGGATCGCCGAACTTCTTGCCGAGCTTCTTCTCGACGCCGGCGAGGTGCACGTCGACGACCTTCTCGAGGCCCTTGGGGTAGGTCCGGCCGTTGGCGTAGTAGTAGGTGCAGACCTCCGTCGAGATCGTGAAGCCCGGGGGAACCGGCAGGCCGATGCGGGCCATCTCGGCGAGGTTGGCTCCCTTGCCGCCGAGAAGGTTCTTCTGGCTGCCGTCGCCCTCTGCCGTTCCGCCACCGAAGGAATAGACGTACTTCGTGCCTCGCGCCGACGGCGCGGACTTGCTGGTCATCGGGATCCTCCTGAGATCGGGTTGCTCAATCGTTGCTGGGGTTCTGCTTCGAACCCTCGGGATTCTACCGCCCTCCAGGGGAGGGCCACCTCCCCCGTCCGGTAAGATCCCCACCGGTATGTTGTCCTCCCTCCGCGGGGCGCGTGTTCTCGTTGCGCCCGTCTCCCTCCTCTCCGTCCTCCTCGTCGACCCTGTCGCCGGCCGCTCGCGCCGAGGAGCCCTCCCTCACCATCGAGGAGGCGATCCGCCTCGCCGTGACCCGCAACGAACGGGCGCTCGCCTCCGGCGAGCGGCTCGAGGCGGCAGAGGCGCGCGTCTCGAAGGCCCGGGCGGTCTTCTTCCCCGACGTCGAGGTGACGGGGGCGTGGACTCACAGGCCCTACGAGCGGACGACGACGGTCGGAAGCGAAGAGGTCGTCCTGTCGAAGTACGACGCGTTCAACTCGACCTTCACCGCGAGACAGGTGATCTTCGACGCCCGCGCCTTTCCGATCCTCAAGCAGACGCGGAGCGAGCGGGACGCCGCCCGGTTCGAGGCCGCCGAGCAGCGGCGGATCGTCGCCTTCGAGGCCTCGGCGGCCTTCCTGATGACGCTGGGGTACGAGCAGGTCGCCGCCGCCGCCGAACGGCGTGTGGTGTTCGCCCGCCAGACCCTGGCTGACGCCAGCGCGCGCTTCGAGGCGCAGATCACGGGCTCGAACGACGTCACGCGCGCCGAGCTCGAGCTCGCGAGCGCCGAGCGCGAGGCGACCCGCGCCCACAACGAGGAGCAGACCTCCCGGCTCGCCCTCGCGAACCTCCTCGTCGCCCCCGTCCCGGCCCGCCTCGAGGTTCCCGTCGCGCTCCTCTCCCCCCCGCCGGAGCTCGGGACCGGCGACGGCGACCTCGTGGAAACGGCCCGCCAGCTCCGTTTCGACGTGGCCGCGCAGAAGAAGCGCGCGGAGGCGTTCCTCTACTACTCGAAGGAGCCGTTGAGCCGGTTCTTCCCGAGCCTCGTCGGCCGGGCCGACGGGAGGTGGACGAACGAGGCGGGCCTCAGCGGCCGCAACACGACCTGGACCTACGGCATCGACCTCACCTGGTCCCTCTTCGACTCCACGATCGCCATCGCCGACACGCGCGAGAGGAAGGCCCTCGCCCGTGCCTCCTCCCTCGAGGCGCAGGCCCTCGAGCGCGGCGTCGAGCTCGACGTGAAGACCGCCCTCGCGAAGCTCGCGAACGCCCGCGCCGCCGTCGCCCAGGCCGGCGTCGCTTTCGAGGCGGCCCGCAAGAACGCCTCCGAGACGGGCACTCTCTACCGCGAAGGGCTCGCGAACGCGCTCTCCGCCGCCGACGCGAACCAGAGCCTCTTCGAGGCCGACGTGGCGCGAACGCGCGAGCTCTACACCCTCGGCGCCGCCGTCCTCGACCTCTACGCGGCCCGGGGCCTCGACCCGGAAGGAAAGGAGCCCCGTCCTTGAAGACCTGCAGATCGCTCGTTCTCGCCCTCGCGACCGGCGCCTCGGCGCTCGTCCTCTCGTGCTCCGGCGGCGGCGACACGCAGGGAGCGGGCGGCGGCAAGGGGGGCCCCCCCGCCTTCCCCGTCGAGACGGCCGAGGTGAAGAGCCGGCCGGTCGAGTACACGGTCACCGCCGTCGGCTCCGTCGACGCGTTCGAAAAGGTCCAGGTGACGGCTCGCGTCGCCGGTGTCGTCGAGCAGGTGAAATTCGTCGAGGGCGAGTCGGTGGAGGCCGGGCAGGCCCTCGTCGAGATCGAGCTGCGCCGCTACCAGCTCTTCGTCGAGGCGGCGCGCGCGAACCTGCAGAAGGCCGGCGCCGCCAAGGCCGACGCCGAGGCGGCCCTCGCCCGCCGGAAGGCCGTCGTCGAGAAGAACCCGGGGCTCATCCCGGGCGAGGAGATCGCCACCTTCGCCACGCGCGTCCAGACGGCGGCGGCCGACGTCGCCCAGGCGAAGTCGGCGCTCGACCAGGCCGAGCTGAACCTCAGGGACGCGTTCGTCCGCGCCCCCGTCGCGGGCCGCATCGAGACGCGGACCGTGACGACCGGCCAGTACGTCGCCCCCGGGGGCGTCCTCGCGACGCTCGTCCAGCGCGACCCGCTCCTCCTCCGCTTCCAGGTCCCGTCCGAGGACGCGCGGAGCCTCAAGACGGGCCACGTTGCCCGCTTCCGCGTTCCGGGCGACGCGAAGGAGTTCACGGCCAGGATCACCCACGT
Proteins encoded in this window:
- a CDS encoding pyruvate, phosphate dikinase → MTSKSAPSARGTKYVYSFGGGTAEGDGSQKNLLGGKGANLAEMARIGLPVPPGFTISTEVCTYYYANGRTYPKGLEKVVDVHLAGVEKKLGKKFGDPKNPLLVSVRSGARASMPGMMDTILNLGLNDVTVEGLAKASGNARFAWDCYRRFVAMYGDVVLDLKPVGKHERDPFEVILEAKKEKFGAHLDTDLTVEALKELVGEFKKAIKKKTGHDFPEDPMAQLWGAVGAVFSSWMNERAIVYRQLNSIPESWGTAVNVQSMVFGNLGEDCGTGVAFTRDPATGENLFYGEYLINAQGEDVVAGTRTPEKIATLQQAMPKVYDQLMGIRQKLEKHYRDMQDIEFTVERGRLFMLQTRTAKRTGFAEVRIAVEMEREKLITAEEAILRVNPDSLNQLLRPVFDPAARNAAVSEGQLLAKGLNAGPGAATGRVVFSAQDAFEWAARGEKVLLVREETSPEDIKGMNAAEGILTARGGMTSHAALVARQMGKVCIVGCESLRIDYAQRCMTVKGDVKNRVVMEGDWLSIDGSTGEVLEGRLATKPSEVLQVLLEKSLAPEASPVYTLYATMMGWADKVRRLRVRANADQPDQATNAVLFGAEGIGLCRTEHMFFGGDRITAVREMILGDTVEAREKALAKLLPMQRGDFEGVFRAMGPRPVTIRTIDPPLHEFLPHKADEQKDVAKQLGISPAAVAQKVNELHEMNPMLGHRGCRLGIVYPEITRMQARAILEAACNVKKEGVEVKPEIMIPLVGHVNELKDQEKLVREVAKDVFAKAGIKVDYLVGTMIELPRAALTADEIATVAEFFSYGTNDLTQTTFGLSRDDAGKFLPDYVRREILPADPFERIDQAGVGKLVKMGVELGRTTRPKLKIGICGEHGGEPTSVEFCHRTNLDYVSCSPFRIPIARLAAGQAAVREGAKISGRPAKAAKSATKPAVKAKPATKPAPKKLSKPVARKKAPAKKAAKAAPKTKVAPKKVVKPAPKAKPAPRKTAKKAPAKKGRK
- a CDS encoding TolC family protein, producing MFSLRPSPSSPSSSSTLSPAARAEEPSLTIEEAIRLAVTRNERALASGERLEAAEARVSKARAVFFPDVEVTGAWTHRPYERTTTVGSEEVVLSKYDAFNSTFTARQVIFDARAFPILKQTRSERDAARFEAAEQRRIVAFEASAAFLMTLGYEQVAAAAERRVVFARQTLADASARFEAQITGSNDVTRAELELASAEREATRAHNEEQTSRLALANLLVAPVPARLEVPVALLSPPPELGTGDGDLVETARQLRFDVAAQKKRAEAFLYYSKEPLSRFFPSLVGRADGRWTNEAGLSGRNTTWTYGIDLTWSLFDSTIAIADTRERKALARASSLEAQALERGVELDVKTALAKLANARAAVAQAGVAFEAARKNASETGTLYREGLANALSAADANQSLFEADVARTRELYTLGAAVLDLYAARGLDPEGKEPRP
- a CDS encoding efflux RND transporter periplasmic adaptor subunit, with protein sequence MKTCRSLVLALATGASALVLSCSGGGDTQGAGGGKGGPPAFPVETAEVKSRPVEYTVTAVGSVDAFEKVQVTARVAGVVEQVKFVEGESVEAGQALVEIELRRYQLFVEAARANLQKAGAAKADAEAALARRKAVVEKNPGLIPGEEIATFATRVQTAAADVAQAKSALDQAELNLRDAFVRAPVAGRIETRTVTTGQYVAPGGVLATLVQRDPLLLRFQVPSEDARSLKTGHVARFRVPGDAKEFTARITHVAGAAEAASRMVAVTAQVDDARRALLRPGAFADVTVPVGGIAQSPVIPQTAIRPSEKGFLAFVVEDGKARERVLTLGLRTTEGLVEVRGGLKAGEELVIRGAEALRDGLPVKVSAPGAEPTAPSRPEARG